A single Lysinibacter sp. HNR DNA region contains:
- a CDS encoding MIP/aquaporin family protein yields the protein MNDLATIFLSETVGTAMLLLLGGGVVANVILAKTKGFSGGWLLISFGWGLAVFAGVTVSYASGAQLNPAVTIAQLSLGNIDFVTALVYWAAQMVGAMLGATLMYLSYKQHFDAEGDPATKLAVFSTGPAIRSYGWNLITEIIGTFVLVFVILAFTRGGTPAELGAIPVAFLVVAIGASLGGPTGYAINPARDLGPRIMHALLPIKGKGTSDWSYAWVPVVGPLVGGVIAAYASNLLLPLAIL from the coding sequence ATGAATGATTTAGCCACAATATTTCTCTCCGAGACGGTGGGAACAGCCATGCTTCTCTTACTTGGTGGGGGCGTTGTTGCTAACGTGATTCTCGCCAAGACAAAGGGTTTTAGTGGGGGTTGGTTGCTCATTAGCTTTGGCTGGGGCCTCGCGGTTTTTGCCGGTGTGACGGTGTCCTACGCATCGGGTGCTCAACTGAACCCCGCGGTAACGATTGCACAGTTATCGCTGGGAAACATTGATTTTGTCACGGCCCTTGTCTATTGGGCAGCCCAAATGGTGGGAGCCATGCTCGGTGCCACCCTGATGTATTTGTCGTACAAACAGCACTTTGATGCGGAGGGTGACCCCGCAACAAAACTAGCGGTGTTTTCAACCGGTCCGGCGATCCGCAGCTACGGCTGGAACCTGATAACCGAGATCATCGGAACGTTTGTCCTGGTATTTGTTATCCTCGCGTTCACCCGGGGCGGAACCCCCGCAGAGCTTGGTGCGATCCCGGTCGCCTTCCTGGTTGTGGCAATTGGTGCCTCGCTCGGTGGACCAACCGGTTATGCGATCAACCCAGCCCGTGACCTGGGACCCCGAATCATGCACGCCCTCCTGCCGATCAAGGGCAAGGGAACGAGCGATTGGAGCTACGCTTGGGTGCCGGTTGTTGGCCCCCTCGTGGGAGGTGTTATTGCAGCCTACGCGTCTAACCTTCTCCTGCCCCTGGCCATTCTCTAG
- a CDS encoding glycerol-3-phosphate dehydrogenase/oxidase produces the protein MAPQSESNVNPAPDLRNSLRAIAEKPFAQVVIIGGGINGIATFRDLSLQGVEVVLVERGDWCSGASSASSHMIHGGIRYLENGEFRLVRESVQERNGLIKIAPHYVKPLPTTVPIFSTFSGILSAPLRFLTHKQGTPKERGAFLIKVGLVLYDFFSRDGGSVPRHKFMGRTKSLRALPQLNKDLKYTATYFDASMHNPERLALDVLMDGLATGPHARASNYLEAVGLTEEGVVVRDTQTGHEFTIAAETVVNTSGPWTDLTNEALGASTHFMGGTKGSHIVLENDELLAATGGREIFFEHSDGRIVLIYPLKGRVMVGTTDIDADPSEPSVCTEEEIDYFFDLVKHVFPTIAVDRDQIVYRFSGIRPLPRHDDTQPGFVSRDYRIEERADKGHTVMSLVGGKWTTFRALAEHLSTEVLKSLGLTRTVSTAGLAIGGGRGFPRTETERAGWVARHREGLSLARADQLLTRYGTRATALIAYLEEHGDDALAHAPHYGRQEIEYIITTEQVVRVLDVIMRRTDLAFTGSVTEGTIEEIAGILEGLHGWSSEKTSAEVAEAHEVLTGIHGMKLGGGER, from the coding sequence GTGGCCCCACAGTCGGAATCAAATGTGAACCCCGCCCCCGACCTGCGTAACTCGCTTCGCGCGATTGCCGAAAAACCCTTTGCCCAGGTGGTCATTATTGGTGGGGGAATCAACGGAATCGCCACATTCCGTGACTTGTCTCTGCAGGGTGTAGAGGTTGTTCTGGTAGAGCGGGGAGACTGGTGCTCAGGGGCATCCTCCGCGTCGAGCCACATGATTCACGGGGGTATTCGCTACCTGGAAAACGGCGAGTTTCGTCTCGTTCGCGAGTCCGTGCAGGAGCGTAACGGCCTCATTAAGATTGCTCCCCACTACGTGAAACCGTTACCCACCACGGTACCTATTTTCTCCACCTTTTCGGGGATTCTCAGCGCCCCGCTGCGTTTTCTGACCCACAAACAGGGCACCCCCAAGGAGCGCGGTGCGTTCCTCATTAAGGTGGGTCTGGTACTGTATGATTTCTTTTCGCGTGACGGCGGTTCTGTTCCCCGTCATAAGTTTATGGGTCGCACAAAGAGCCTGCGCGCGCTACCGCAGCTTAATAAAGATCTTAAATACACTGCCACCTATTTTGACGCCTCCATGCACAACCCGGAGCGCTTGGCGCTCGACGTGCTCATGGACGGTCTTGCAACCGGACCGCATGCTCGAGCATCCAACTATCTTGAGGCCGTAGGGCTCACCGAGGAGGGGGTTGTCGTGCGCGACACCCAAACCGGTCACGAGTTCACCATCGCGGCCGAGACGGTGGTAAACACGAGCGGTCCCTGGACCGACCTCACAAACGAGGCGCTGGGGGCCTCCACCCACTTCATGGGGGGCACCAAGGGCTCACACATCGTGCTCGAAAACGACGAGCTCTTAGCGGCGACCGGTGGCCGCGAGATCTTCTTCGAGCACAGTGATGGACGTATTGTGTTGATCTACCCGCTCAAGGGTCGAGTTATGGTGGGCACAACAGATATCGATGCTGATCCCAGCGAACCGAGCGTGTGCACCGAGGAAGAGATCGACTATTTCTTTGATCTCGTGAAGCACGTTTTCCCCACCATCGCGGTGGATCGCGACCAGATTGTGTACCGTTTCTCCGGCATACGCCCGCTGCCCCGGCACGACGACACCCAGCCGGGATTTGTGTCTCGCGATTATCGCATCGAAGAACGCGCGGATAAAGGCCACACCGTAATGAGCCTGGTGGGTGGAAAATGGACCACCTTCCGCGCCCTGGCCGAACACTTGAGTACCGAGGTGCTCAAGTCGCTTGGTCTCACACGAACGGTGAGCACGGCTGGTCTGGCGATTGGCGGTGGTCGTGGTTTTCCGCGCACCGAAACCGAACGGGCCGGATGGGTTGCCCGCCATCGTGAGGGTCTGAGTCTCGCGCGAGCCGACCAGCTTCTTACTCGCTACGGCACCCGGGCCACCGCCCTCATTGCGTATCTTGAAGAACACGGTGACGATGCGCTGGCGCACGCGCCACACTATGGCAGGCAAGAAATTGAGTACATCATTACGACGGAACAGGTTGTGCGTGTTCTTGATGTGATTATGCGTCGCACCGATCTGGCCTTTACCGGCAGCGTTACCGAAGGAACAATCGAGGAGATCGCGGGCATTCTTGAGGGACTTCACGGGTGGTCTTCCGAAAAGACGTCTGCCGAAGTCGCCGAGGCTCACGAGGTTCTTACCGGAATTCACGGTATGAAACTGGGTGGGGGTGAGCGGTAA
- a CDS encoding sugar-binding domain-containing protein has product MTTYDPENNVKVRTAITAATLYYLENRTMQAIAVELGMSRSSVSRLLSYAREEGLVEITVHPPSVAPSLLEKELHSRFNIRATVVATPEHTNETDRLERVALAAARVLPDYIDSNMSVGVAWGATMSAVARNLSPHPTRNTQIVQLNGAANSRTTGVLYVNEILRRFGEAFTADILQFTVPAFFDNPLTKEALWTERSVNRIVREQNNLDVAIFSVGSPRASIPSHVYSGGYLDREDFQSLNTQNVVGDVLTVFYRADGSWADIPLNARASGPGLDVLRAVPCRVCVCSGITKVPSLRGAIAGNFVSDLIIDEESARALVDA; this is encoded by the coding sequence ATGACCACCTACGACCCAGAAAACAACGTAAAAGTGCGCACCGCGATCACCGCGGCGACCCTGTACTATCTCGAAAACCGCACCATGCAGGCGATTGCCGTCGAATTGGGAATGTCTCGCTCCTCCGTTTCGCGACTACTCTCTTACGCCAGGGAAGAGGGGCTGGTTGAGATCACGGTTCATCCACCCTCTGTGGCCCCCTCACTGCTTGAAAAGGAACTTCACTCCCGCTTTAACATCCGAGCCACGGTTGTTGCAACACCGGAACACACCAACGAGACAGACCGCCTTGAGCGAGTGGCGCTGGCCGCGGCACGAGTTCTTCCCGATTACATCGACTCTAATATGTCGGTTGGTGTGGCCTGGGGCGCCACCATGAGCGCGGTAGCCCGCAACCTCTCCCCACACCCGACCCGCAACACCCAGATTGTCCAGCTCAACGGGGCCGCAAACTCCCGCACCACCGGGGTTCTCTACGTTAATGAAATTCTTCGGCGTTTTGGAGAGGCCTTCACCGCCGATATTTTGCAGTTTACGGTTCCGGCCTTTTTTGATAATCCGCTCACAAAAGAAGCTCTCTGGACCGAACGCAGTGTAAATCGCATCGTTCGTGAGCAAAACAATCTCGACGTTGCGATCTTCAGTGTGGGTTCTCCTCGAGCGTCTATTCCCAGTCACGTTTATAGCGGCGGCTACCTGGACCGCGAAGATTTTCAGTCCCTCAACACCCAAAACGTGGTGGGAGACGTTCTCACTGTTTTCTATCGAGCCGACGGCAGCTGGGCCGACATACCGCTCAACGCCAGAGCTTCCGGACCGGGACTAGACGTCTTACGCGCCGTGCCCTGTCGGGTATGCGTGTGCTCTGGCATAACCAAAGTTCCCAGCCTCAGGGGGGCAATAGCGGGCAATTTTGTCTCTGACCTGATCATAGACGAGGAGAGCGCGCGGGCACTCGTTGACGCGTAG
- a CDS encoding MFS transporter, which yields MFRSLRSINYRIWFAGALVSNIGTWMQRTAQDWIVLTQLTDHNAAAMGIVMSLQFGPQLILMPWSGLIADRYNRRRLLILTQTLMGALALGLGLITVLGTVQLWHVYLFALGLGVVAAIDSPARQTFVSELVTYDNLPNAVALNSVSFNSARLVGPAVAGVMTAVVGAGWVFLINSATFVLTVGAMLLLRKSLLQKQPRASRKKGQVVAGFRYVWGRPDIVVVLITVFLVGTFGLNFAIFTATMATVEFGQGAGEFGALSSIMAVGSLVGALLVARRNHPRMQTVLMGSVAFGVTCTIAALMPTYIFFGISLALVGFSSLTLMTTANAYVQSTAEPAMRGRVMALYMAIFAGGTPIGAPLVGWVADEFGPRWSLGVAALSGILAATVILFWLVRYRSLRIVRKSGRGLRLGLTYKGDLQPIERVRASSEEHALQQDIETATREIAIVEATTPR from the coding sequence GTGTTTCGATCTCTGAGGAGCATAAACTATCGCATTTGGTTTGCTGGTGCTCTGGTGTCAAACATCGGGACCTGGATGCAGAGGACCGCGCAGGACTGGATTGTTCTCACGCAGCTCACAGACCACAATGCGGCCGCTATGGGAATCGTGATGTCTCTGCAGTTTGGCCCGCAGCTGATTCTGATGCCCTGGTCGGGTTTGATTGCTGATCGTTACAATCGGCGCAGGCTCTTGATTTTGACCCAGACCCTCATGGGTGCTCTTGCCCTCGGACTCGGCCTGATTACCGTGCTGGGAACTGTTCAGCTGTGGCACGTTTACCTTTTTGCGCTGGGTCTCGGTGTGGTTGCTGCAATTGATTCGCCAGCGCGGCAAACATTTGTCAGTGAGCTGGTGACGTACGATAACCTGCCCAATGCGGTGGCGCTCAACTCGGTATCTTTTAACAGCGCGCGTCTGGTGGGGCCCGCTGTGGCGGGGGTCATGACGGCCGTGGTGGGGGCAGGGTGGGTATTCTTGATTAACTCAGCCACGTTTGTCCTGACGGTGGGTGCGATGCTGCTGTTGAGAAAGTCGCTGCTTCAGAAGCAGCCGCGAGCATCGCGTAAAAAAGGTCAGGTGGTGGCAGGCTTCCGATACGTGTGGGGGCGGCCCGATATTGTGGTTGTACTCATTACCGTTTTTCTTGTGGGAACCTTTGGTTTGAACTTCGCAATCTTTACGGCGACCATGGCGACGGTTGAGTTTGGGCAGGGCGCGGGAGAGTTTGGTGCCCTGAGCTCAATCATGGCGGTGGGTTCTCTTGTGGGGGCGCTTCTTGTTGCGCGCAGGAATCATCCCCGGATGCAAACCGTGCTCATGGGTTCTGTTGCGTTTGGAGTAACGTGTACGATCGCGGCGTTGATGCCCACATATATCTTTTTTGGAATATCTTTAGCGCTGGTTGGTTTTTCCTCGCTCACGCTCATGACAACCGCAAACGCCTACGTTCAAAGTACGGCAGAACCGGCCATGCGCGGAAGGGTCATGGCCCTGTACATGGCTATTTTTGCGGGTGGGACGCCTATCGGGGCGCCCCTGGTGGGATGGGTTGCAGATGAGTTTGGTCCGCGGTGGTCTCTGGGTGTAGCGGCCCTGTCCGGGATACTTGCTGCCACCGTGATCCTGTTCTGGCTGGTGAGGTATCGTTCGCTCAGGATTGTCCGCAAGAGTGGTCGGGGGTTGAGGCTAGGCCTTACCTACAAGGGGGATTTACAGCCTATTGAGCGTGTGCGCGCGTCTTCGGAGGAGCACGCTTTGCAACAGGACATCGAAACGGCAACTCGTGAAATTGCAATCGTCGAGGCGACGACTCCTCGCTGA
- the ribD gene encoding bifunctional diaminohydroxyphosphoribosylaminopyrimidine deaminase/5-amino-6-(5-phosphoribosylamino)uracil reductase RibD translates to MTPTPNAPLPPHTIEAAMSRAIDLAQRGPAYNKNPQVGCVILNEHGTTVAEGWHEGAGTPHAEVMALDNLPLEYVATDGSSGPNPAAAGLTAVVTLEPCNHVGLAQPCTLALTRAGIGAVRYAVSDPGHESGGGADRLKEAGIDAEGGILEDTVRVFMRSWLSFQATGLPYVILKWASSLDGRAAAADGTSRWITGPEARAHVHRQRSHADAIVVGTGTALADNPSLTARRPDGSLYDKQPVPVVVGTRAIPAAAAIWEHPQTPLFYDGHDLRAMLADLASHNIRSLYIEGGPKLASSFLKQGLVDEVHAYIAPVILGGSRTAITDVGISTITDAQPLRPLSITTLGEDTLITVVSKTAI, encoded by the coding sequence ATGACACCCACGCCCAACGCCCCCCTCCCCCCGCACACCATTGAGGCGGCCATGTCCAGGGCTATCGACCTTGCCCAGCGTGGCCCCGCCTACAATAAGAACCCCCAGGTTGGCTGCGTCATTCTTAATGAGCACGGAACCACGGTGGCGGAGGGATGGCACGAGGGAGCGGGAACCCCGCACGCCGAGGTCATGGCCCTGGACAATCTTCCCCTCGAATACGTTGCTACCGACGGATCCTCCGGACCCAATCCGGCCGCTGCCGGCCTCACAGCGGTTGTCACCCTCGAGCCCTGCAATCATGTAGGACTCGCCCAGCCGTGCACCCTGGCGCTCACCAGGGCGGGTATCGGGGCGGTACGATACGCGGTCTCCGACCCCGGACACGAGTCTGGCGGTGGCGCTGATCGCCTGAAAGAGGCGGGAATAGATGCCGAAGGCGGAATACTTGAGGATACCGTTCGCGTGTTCATGCGTTCCTGGCTCAGCTTCCAGGCAACGGGCTTGCCCTACGTGATTCTCAAGTGGGCATCCAGCCTAGACGGGCGCGCGGCAGCCGCAGACGGAACAAGCAGGTGGATCACCGGACCCGAGGCGCGGGCACACGTGCACCGGCAGCGCAGCCACGCCGATGCCATTGTGGTGGGGACCGGCACAGCCCTGGCCGACAATCCCTCGCTCACCGCGCGTCGACCCGATGGAAGCCTCTACGATAAACAACCGGTTCCGGTTGTTGTTGGCACACGAGCCATCCCCGCCGCCGCCGCCATCTGGGAACACCCCCAGACGCCTCTCTTCTATGATGGACATGACCTCCGAGCGATGCTCGCCGACCTAGCCTCGCACAATATTCGTTCTCTCTATATTGAGGGCGGCCCAAAGCTAGCCAGCTCTTTCCTTAAACAAGGGCTGGTAGACGAAGTACACGCCTACATTGCCCCCGTCATACTGGGGGGAAGCCGAACAGCAATTACCGATGTGGGAATCTCAACAATCACGGATGCCCAGCCACTCAGACCCCTCAGCATCACAACACTCGGTGAGGACACTCTCATCACCGTTGTGTCCAAAACCGCTATATAA
- a CDS encoding riboflavin synthase produces MFTGLVEEKGSVIATEENGDSMRLTIAGSRALEGIQHGDSISVSGVCLTAVKFNSEHFTADVMAQTLAMTTLGTFVPGTAVNLERAAQVGDRLGGHIVQGHIDGTAQVLSLTEADAWRVVRFSLPGGLAPLVVDKGSITVDGVSLTVSAVSPAPISEIEKSEQWFEVSLIPETLSVTTLGDVRVGDFVNVETDILARHIVRASAFSSTTPPQKDS; encoded by the coding sequence GTGTTTACCGGACTTGTCGAAGAAAAAGGCAGTGTTATAGCCACAGAAGAAAACGGTGACTCCATGCGCCTGACGATAGCAGGATCACGCGCGCTAGAGGGTATTCAGCATGGCGACTCGATCTCGGTGAGCGGGGTTTGTCTCACCGCCGTAAAGTTCAACAGTGAACATTTTACAGCTGATGTCATGGCTCAAACCCTCGCAATGACCACGCTAGGAACCTTTGTTCCCGGAACCGCAGTGAACTTGGAAAGGGCCGCACAGGTGGGCGATCGGCTGGGCGGGCACATCGTGCAGGGGCACATCGACGGCACCGCGCAGGTTCTTTCCCTGACCGAAGCCGATGCGTGGCGCGTGGTGCGCTTCTCGCTGCCCGGCGGGCTTGCACCACTCGTGGTTGACAAGGGTTCAATTACCGTCGACGGTGTTTCCCTTACCGTGAGTGCGGTATCACCCGCACCCATCTCAGAAATCGAAAAATCTGAGCAGTGGTTTGAGGTTTCCCTGATTCCCGAAACTCTCAGCGTCACCACCCTCGGAGACGTGCGCGTGGGAGACTTCGTCAACGTTGAAACCGATATCCTTGCCCGCCACATTGTGCGTGCATCAGCTTTTTCATCCACCACCCCGCCCCAGAAAGACTCCTAA
- the ribB gene encoding 3,4-dihydroxy-2-butanone-4-phosphate synthase: protein MTLSPIEDALEALRAGRPVIVADDENRENEGDVVLSAELASPEWIAWTVRHSSGFICAPMTNEIADKLELPVMVAHNEDVRGTAYTVTVDAADNVTTGISAADRAHTLRVLADPQSTPRSLNRPGHIVPLRAVEGGVRERNGHTEAAVELMQLAGLTPVAAICEIVEDSGEMMRLPSLIELGARDGVPVITIEQFIRYLRTRDGEPGVSAEVRRRVSVRAETTVPTVHGPLRMRAYRDRQTGIDHVALISGETVPNNSLVRIHSECLTGEAFGSLKCECGPQLNAALDHIAEHGGVVIYLRGQEGRGIGLANKLRAYSLQEQGLDTLDANLALGFPGDARDYGGAADIIRDLGLTEVRLLSNNPDKAAQLTNHGVVVTELVPLIVGVDSNNDSYLQTKRDKMGHNLPPGSLLHGSEVTTPSSEKGQHSL, encoded by the coding sequence ATGACACTTTCCCCCATTGAAGACGCACTTGAGGCCCTCCGCGCAGGCCGCCCGGTCATTGTTGCGGATGACGAGAACCGTGAGAACGAAGGAGACGTTGTACTCTCCGCTGAGCTTGCATCGCCGGAGTGGATCGCATGGACGGTCAGACACTCGTCCGGCTTCATCTGCGCACCCATGACCAACGAAATCGCCGACAAGCTTGAACTCCCGGTCATGGTCGCTCACAACGAGGATGTCCGCGGAACCGCCTACACCGTCACCGTGGATGCCGCTGACAACGTCACAACCGGCATCAGTGCGGCTGATCGCGCTCACACCCTCCGGGTTCTTGCCGATCCCCAATCGACTCCCCGCAGCCTCAATCGCCCGGGACACATTGTTCCGCTTCGGGCGGTGGAGGGCGGCGTCCGCGAGCGCAACGGCCACACCGAGGCCGCGGTTGAGCTCATGCAACTTGCAGGACTCACACCGGTGGCTGCGATCTGTGAGATCGTTGAGGATAGCGGCGAGATGATGCGCCTCCCCAGCCTAATCGAGCTAGGAGCACGCGACGGTGTCCCCGTCATTACTATTGAGCAGTTCATCCGGTACCTGCGCACTCGCGACGGTGAGCCCGGGGTCAGCGCCGAGGTTCGTCGCCGGGTAAGCGTGCGGGCCGAGACAACGGTTCCCACCGTCCACGGACCCCTGCGGATGCGGGCCTATCGTGATCGTCAGACCGGCATCGACCACGTGGCCCTCATCTCGGGAGAAACAGTGCCTAATAATTCCCTGGTGCGCATTCACTCCGAGTGTCTCACGGGTGAGGCCTTTGGTTCTCTCAAGTGCGAGTGCGGACCACAGCTGAACGCAGCCCTCGATCACATCGCAGAGCACGGTGGTGTGGTGATCTACCTTCGCGGACAGGAGGGAAGGGGCATCGGTCTCGCCAATAAACTGCGGGCATATAGCCTTCAGGAGCAGGGACTCGACACCCTTGATGCCAACCTCGCTCTCGGATTCCCAGGGGACGCCCGCGATTACGGAGGAGCCGCCGACATCATCCGCGACCTGGGGCTGACCGAGGTGCGACTGCTGAGCAATAACCCGGACAAAGCGGCGCAGCTCACAAACCACGGGGTGGTCGTCACGGAGCTTGTCCCCCTCATCGTCGGGGTAGACAGCAATAACGATTCATACCTTCAAACCAAACGAGACAAGATGGGGCATAACCTTCCTCCCGGTTCGCTACTGCACGGGTCGGAAGTTACCACTCCCTCTTCAGAGAAAGGACAGCACTCACTATGA
- the ribH gene encoding 6,7-dimethyl-8-ribityllumazine synthase, protein MSGAGTPDTNVDARGIRVAIVAGRWHTVISDGLIAGAERALTRTGARYDIIRVPGSFELPVVSQEALNNGYDAVVALGVIIRGGTPHFEFVSDAATSGLTRVALSTGKPVGFGVLTLDDEQQGLDRAGLEGSTEDKGEEAALAAVSTAVTLHTLRS, encoded by the coding sequence ATGAGCGGCGCAGGAACACCAGATACTAACGTTGATGCAAGGGGAATCCGGGTTGCAATCGTCGCGGGGAGGTGGCACACGGTTATTTCAGACGGCCTGATAGCGGGTGCCGAGCGAGCCCTCACCCGCACCGGTGCTCGGTACGACATCATCCGGGTTCCGGGAAGCTTTGAGCTTCCCGTTGTGTCTCAGGAGGCTCTCAACAACGGTTACGACGCTGTTGTTGCACTCGGCGTGATCATTCGGGGTGGGACCCCTCACTTTGAATTTGTTTCAGACGCCGCCACAAGCGGGCTTACCCGGGTGGCGCTGAGCACGGGTAAACCCGTCGGGTTCGGGGTTCTCACTCTCGACGATGAGCAGCAGGGGCTTGACCGGGCGGGGCTTGAGGGCTCCACCGAAGACAAGGGTGAGGAGGCCGCACTGGCCGCCGTGAGCACCGCGGTCACGCTGCACACACTCCGCTCATAG
- a CDS encoding MFS transporter: MSNAAHPEPPLAQPRNTRRRVILASLVGTSIEFYDFYVYATAAVLVFPALFFANTHDPTVALLSSFAVFGVAFIARPVGALIFGHFGDKHGRKVTLVASLLVMGISTFIIGLLPTFEAIGYWAPALLVLMRFGQGLGLGGEWSGAVLVATENAPQGKRALWGTFPQLGAPIGFILANSIFLLINWILPHPENPALASEEFLAWGWRIPFLLSAVMVVVGLWVRLTLVESDSFKRVVTEGAVRRVPLAAVFKTSWRNLIIGTFVMIATYALFYLMTTFTLSFGTKPTAAQAETTGNPAFNDANSWVGGLGFGRNDFIIMMIIGVVFFGVFTLISGPIADRVGRRKLLIWVTTGIIAFGLLFSVFLGGNPDTDPQFVRIMVLAFLVIGFTLMGMTFGPMGALLPELFPANVRYTGSAFAYNMASILGAAVAPFIAVWLWEVGGGNPWLVGIYLSSMGLLTLIALLVSHETKDKDYEGNIQ, from the coding sequence ATGTCAAATGCCGCCCACCCTGAGCCGCCCCTCGCGCAGCCGAGGAACACCCGACGCCGGGTTATTCTTGCGAGCCTTGTGGGCACCTCGATTGAGTTCTACGACTTTTACGTTTATGCAACCGCGGCGGTTCTTGTTTTCCCCGCTCTCTTTTTTGCTAACACACACGACCCCACGGTTGCGCTTCTCAGTTCCTTTGCCGTGTTTGGGGTGGCCTTCATCGCACGCCCCGTCGGAGCTCTAATCTTCGGGCACTTTGGTGACAAACACGGGCGCAAGGTTACGCTGGTGGCTTCCCTGCTGGTCATGGGCATCTCCACCTTTATCATCGGCTTGCTTCCCACCTTTGAGGCCATCGGGTACTGGGCTCCGGCCCTTCTTGTGCTGATGCGTTTTGGACAGGGACTCGGCCTCGGTGGTGAATGGTCGGGTGCGGTTCTGGTCGCCACAGAAAACGCGCCGCAAGGAAAACGTGCCCTCTGGGGAACTTTTCCACAGCTGGGCGCCCCCATCGGTTTTATCCTCGCTAACTCAATCTTTCTGCTCATTAACTGGATACTTCCCCACCCCGAAAACCCCGCTCTCGCCTCCGAGGAATTTCTTGCCTGGGGGTGGCGCATCCCCTTCCTGCTCTCCGCGGTGATGGTGGTCGTGGGACTGTGGGTTCGGCTCACACTGGTCGAAAGCGACTCATTTAAGCGAGTGGTCACGGAGGGGGCTGTGCGTAGAGTGCCCCTCGCAGCGGTTTTTAAGACGAGCTGGCGCAATCTCATCATCGGAACTTTTGTGATGATTGCCACCTACGCCCTGTTCTACCTGATGACCACGTTTACCCTATCGTTTGGTACTAAACCCACCGCCGCGCAGGCGGAGACCACCGGTAACCCGGCATTCAATGATGCAAATTCCTGGGTTGGCGGGCTCGGCTTTGGCCGCAATGACTTCATCATTATGATGATCATCGGGGTGGTCTTTTTTGGCGTTTTCACCCTGATCTCTGGACCCATCGCCGACCGCGTGGGACGCCGCAAGCTTCTGATCTGGGTGACCACGGGCATCATCGCCTTTGGGCTGCTCTTTTCTGTCTTTTTAGGAGGCAACCCGGATACCGACCCGCAATTTGTACGGATCATGGTTTTGGCCTTCCTCGTGATCGGTTTTACCCTAATGGGAATGACCTTTGGACCGATGGGCGCGCTCCTACCCGAGCTCTTCCCCGCAAACGTTCGCTACACGGGCTCCGCCTTTGCCTACAATATGGCCAGTATCTTGGGGGCAGCAGTGGCACCTTTTATCGCGGTGTGGCTCTGGGAGGTGGGCGGAGGCAACCCCTGGCTGGTGGGTATCTACCTCTCCTCCATGGGCCTTCTCACCCTGATAGCACTACTTGTCTCACACGAGACAAAAGACAAAGACTACGAGGGTAACATCCAGTGA